A genomic window from Elaeis guineensis isolate ETL-2024a chromosome 3, EG11, whole genome shotgun sequence includes:
- the LOC105036398 gene encoding uncharacterized protein At1g66480: MGNSIGGKKRTAKVMKIDGTTFRLKPPSQAGDVLRDHPGYTILESEEVKRLGVRARPLEPETPLKPGRLYFLVELPQRLDLRVPRRAWSGALQLSAKERLESLVLSRRSVSDVTATKPSSVEAVTDGGTVRLRVRLPKAQVAKLMEESKDSAEAAGKIMELCIAKDSKTAKAPAVVSPTMKTGRKEKRTRFVTLPDEIIA; the protein is encoded by the coding sequence ATGGGGAACAGTATAGGAGGCAAGAAGAGGACCGCTAAGGTGATGAAGATAGACGGTACTACGTTCCGTCTCAAGCCCCCGAGCCAGGCCGGGGACGTTCTCCGGGATCACCCAGGCTACACCATCCTCGAATCCGAGGAGGTCAAGCGGTTGGGCGTTCGGGCTCGGCCGCTTGAGCCCGAGACTCCCCTCAAACCGGGTAGGCTTTATTTCCTCGTAGAGCTTCCCCAGCGCCTGGACCTGCGCGTTCCTCGGCGCGCTTGGTCCGGGGCGCTCCAATTGAGCGCTAAGGAGCGGCTGGAGAGCCTCGTGCTCTCCCGCCGCTCCGTCTCTGACGTCACTGCCACCAAGCCGTCTTCGGTGGAGGCGGTGACCGACGGCGGCACGGTCCGCCTCCGCGTGAGGCTGCCAAAGGCTCAGGTGGCAAAGCTCATGGAGGAGAGCAAGGATTCCGCTGAGGCTGCGGGGAAGATCATGGAGCTCTGCATTGCCAAAGACAGCAAAACAGCGAAGGCGCCGGCCGTCGTGTCGCCGACTATGAAGACTGGGCGAAAGGAG